The Mesorhizobium sp. M1D.F.Ca.ET.043.01.1.1 genome contains a region encoding:
- a CDS encoding TfoX/Sxy family protein encodes MDNARLEELFESLGPISIRKMFGGKGIYCDGVIVAVVVRGELMLKADQESIPEFEAAGCSRWTYTGSRHGKEVAMPYWSVPDDAFDDPDEMAIWVRRAYEAGRRAGR; translated from the coding sequence ATGGACAATGCGCGCCTTGAAGAACTGTTCGAAAGCCTGGGGCCGATCAGCATCCGAAAGATGTTCGGCGGCAAGGGCATCTATTGCGACGGCGTCATCGTCGCGGTCGTCGTGCGCGGCGAGCTGATGCTGAAGGCCGACCAGGAGAGCATTCCGGAGTTCGAGGCCGCCGGCTGCAGCCGGTGGACCTATACCGGCTCGCGCCATGGCAAGGAGGTGGCGATGCCCTATTGGAGCGTTCCCGATGACGCCTTCGACGATCCTGACGAAATGGCGATCTGGGTGCGGAGGGCGTACGAGGCCGGGCGAAGGGCGGGCAGATAA
- a CDS encoding pseudouridine-5'-phosphate glycosidase, whose translation MTPETARPFIDIHLPVAEALAAGRPVVALESTIITHGMPYPDNGAMAAKVEQIILDGGAVPATIAVVDGRIKIGLSDGERESLAMTGDAMKLSRADIGFAVAQRRTGGTTVAATMIAAHMVGIKVFATGGIGGVHRGAEKSFDISADLDELARTPVIVVSAGAKAILDIEKTLEVLETRGVPVVGHGCETMPAFWSRQSPFRAPLTLHAPQDFAHFYHTRQALGLGGGILVANPVPRNDEIPAAEMDGYIQAAQKAAEAQNVTGKAVTPFLLSKILELTGGRSLKTNIALVENNARLAAEIAKAL comes from the coding sequence ATGACGCCGGAAACCGCCCGTCCCTTCATCGACATCCACCTGCCGGTGGCGGAGGCGCTTGCTGCCGGGCGGCCGGTGGTGGCGCTGGAAAGCACCATCATCACCCATGGCATGCCCTACCCCGACAATGGCGCGATGGCGGCCAAGGTCGAGCAGATCATCCTCGACGGCGGCGCGGTGCCGGCGACGATCGCCGTGGTCGACGGCCGCATCAAGATCGGCCTGTCCGATGGCGAGCGCGAATCGCTCGCCATGACCGGCGATGCCATGAAGCTGTCGCGCGCCGATATCGGCTTTGCCGTCGCTCAAAGGCGCACCGGCGGCACCACCGTTGCCGCAACCATGATCGCCGCCCACATGGTCGGCATAAAGGTGTTCGCCACCGGCGGCATCGGCGGCGTCCACAGGGGCGCGGAAAAGAGCTTCGACATTTCGGCCGACCTCGACGAGCTGGCGCGCACCCCGGTCATCGTCGTCTCGGCCGGCGCCAAGGCCATCCTCGACATCGAAAAGACGCTGGAAGTGCTGGAAACGCGCGGCGTGCCGGTTGTCGGCCATGGCTGCGAGACCATGCCGGCCTTCTGGTCCAGGCAATCGCCCTTCCGCGCGCCGCTGACGCTGCACGCCCCGCAGGACTTCGCGCATTTCTACCATACGCGGCAAGCGCTCGGCCTTGGCGGCGGCATTCTGGTCGCCAATCCGGTGCCGCGGAATGACGAGATCCCCGCCGCCGAGATGGACGGCTATATCCAGGCCGCGCAGAAGGCCGCCGAGGCGCAGAACGTCACCGGCAAGGCGGTGACGCCGTTCCTGCTGTCGAAGATCCTGGAACTCACCGGCGGCCGCAGCCTCAAGACCAACATAGCGCTGGTCGAGAACAATGCGCGGCTGGCAGCGGAGATCGCGAAGGCGCTGTAG
- a CDS encoding carbohydrate kinase family protein — translation MPTSPRILALGGAHIDRRGQVSGVYVPAASNPGIMREDVGGGVFNALRSVVKRGVSASLLSVRGGDAAAETVAAAIAGAGIDDLSVVFLDRTTPSYTALIDGEGELIVGFADMGLYDLAFPKQIRRAKVREAIAGVDAILCDANLPTAALERLVAQAGGVPVFAIAISPAKVVRLAPLLGNLSLLFMNRREAAALAGADMSGRNLVDALKRVGLAAGVVTAGSAPVLGFDQSGVFAIDPPAPRRVADVTGAGDALTGAAVAALLRGLPLRAALREGVAAAMLAIESAEAVPSFTAASFAQALALVPEAREVA, via the coding sequence ATGCCGACTTCCCCAAGAATCCTGGCGCTGGGCGGCGCCCATATCGACAGGCGCGGCCAGGTGTCGGGCGTCTATGTGCCCGCCGCTTCCAACCCCGGCATCATGCGCGAGGATGTCGGCGGCGGCGTCTTCAACGCGCTGCGCAGCGTCGTGAAGCGCGGCGTGTCGGCCTCGCTGCTTTCGGTGCGCGGCGGCGATGCGGCGGCTGAGACGGTCGCAGCGGCGATCGCCGGCGCCGGCATCGACGATCTTTCGGTGGTGTTCCTCGACCGCACGACGCCGAGCTACACGGCGCTGATCGACGGCGAGGGCGAGCTGATCGTCGGCTTTGCCGATATGGGCCTTTACGACCTCGCCTTCCCCAAGCAGATCCGCCGCGCCAAGGTGCGCGAGGCGATCGCCGGGGTTGACGCGATCCTCTGCGACGCGAACCTGCCGACCGCGGCGCTCGAGCGTCTCGTCGCGCAAGCCGGCGGCGTGCCGGTCTTCGCCATCGCCATCTCGCCGGCCAAGGTCGTGCGGCTGGCGCCACTGCTCGGCAATCTCTCGCTGCTGTTCATGAACCGCCGCGAGGCGGCGGCGCTCGCCGGCGCCGACATGTCCGGCCGGAATCTTGTCGACGCGCTGAAGCGCGTGGGGCTGGCGGCGGGCGTGGTCACGGCGGGCAGCGCGCCGGTGCTGGGCTTCGACCAATCCGGCGTCTTTGCCATCGACCCGCCGGCGCCGCGACGGGTCGCCGACGTGACAGGCGCCGGCGACGCGTTGACCGGGGCCGCGGTTGCCGCGCTGCTGCGCGGCCTGCCCTTGCGGGCAGCGCTGCGAGAAGGTGTTGCCGCGGCGATGCTCGCCATCGAGAGCGCGGAGGCGGTCCCGTCCTTCACGGCCGCCAGTTTCGCGCAGGCGCTTGCCCTTGTGCCGGAGGCACGGGAGGTGGCATAG
- the recA gene encoding recombinase RecA, giving the protein MAQNSLRLVEDKAVDKSKALDAALSQIERAFGKGSIMRLGANEQVVEIETVPTGSLGLDIALGVGGLPRGRIIEIYGPESSGKTTLALHTVAEAQKKGGICAFVDAEHALDPVYARKLGVDLENLLISQPDTGEQALEICDTLVRSGAIDVLVVDSVAALTPRAEIEGEMGDALPGLQARLMSQALRKLTASISRSNTMVIFINQIRMKIGVMFGSPETTTGGNALKFYASVRLDIRRIGSVKDRDEVVGNQTRVKVVKNKLAPPFKVVEFDIMYGEGVSKTGELVDLGVKAGVVEKSGAWFSYNSQRLGQGRENAKLFLRDNPDTAREIELALRQNAGLIAEKFLENGGSEGGDDGFEGEAGAM; this is encoded by the coding sequence ATGGCTCAGAATTCTTTGCGGCTTGTAGAGGATAAGGCAGTGGACAAATCAAAGGCTCTGGATGCGGCGCTGTCGCAAATCGAGCGCGCTTTCGGCAAGGGCTCGATCATGCGGCTCGGCGCCAACGAGCAGGTGGTCGAGATCGAAACCGTGCCGACGGGATCGCTCGGCCTCGACATCGCGCTCGGCGTCGGCGGCCTGCCGCGCGGCCGCATCATCGAAATCTACGGGCCGGAAAGCTCGGGCAAGACGACGCTGGCGCTGCACACGGTTGCGGAAGCCCAGAAGAAGGGCGGCATCTGCGCCTTCGTCGATGCCGAGCACGCGCTCGATCCGGTCTATGCCCGCAAGCTCGGCGTCGATCTCGAAAACCTCCTGATCTCGCAGCCCGACACCGGCGAGCAGGCGCTGGAGATCTGCGACACGCTGGTGCGTTCCGGCGCCATCGACGTGCTGGTGGTCGATTCGGTCGCGGCGCTGACGCCGCGCGCCGAAATCGAGGGCGAGATGGGCGATGCGCTTCCCGGTCTGCAGGCCCGCCTGATGAGCCAGGCGCTGCGCAAGCTCACCGCCTCGATCTCGCGCTCCAACACCATGGTCATCTTCATCAACCAGATCCGCATGAAGATCGGCGTCATGTTCGGCTCGCCGGAAACCACCACCGGCGGCAACGCGCTGAAATTCTACGCCTCGGTGCGTCTCGACATTCGCCGCATCGGCTCGGTCAAGGACCGCGACGAGGTGGTCGGCAACCAGACCCGCGTCAAGGTGGTGAAGAACAAGCTGGCCCCGCCCTTCAAGGTGGTCGAGTTCGACATCATGTATGGCGAGGGCGTGTCGAAGACCGGCGAGCTCGTCGATCTCGGGGTCAAGGCTGGTGTGGTCGAAAAGTCGGGCGCCTGGTTCTCCTACAATTCGCAGCGTCTCGGCCAGGGCCGCGAGAACGCCAAGCTGTTCCTGCGCGACAATCCCGATACGGCGCGCGAGATCGAGCTGGCGCTCAGGCAGAATGCCGGGCTGATCGCGGAAAAATTCCTCGAGAATGGCGGCTCTGAAGGCGGCGACGACGGTTTTGAGGGCGAAGCCGGCGCGATGTGA